From a single Planctellipticum variicoloris genomic region:
- a CDS encoding rhodanese-like domain-containing protein yields MSALEIDCRTVKQRLDDKADFLLLDCRESTEYATARIEGSVLIPMSEITDRVQEIEAWRSKPIVVHCHHGGRSLRVTLWLRSQGFTDVLNLTGGIDEWSQQIDSTVPRY; encoded by the coding sequence ATGAGCGCGCTCGAAATCGACTGCCGGACGGTCAAGCAACGGCTCGATGACAAAGCGGACTTTCTGCTCCTCGACTGCCGGGAATCCACCGAGTACGCGACGGCTCGTATCGAGGGCTCGGTGCTGATCCCCATGAGCGAAATCACGGATCGCGTTCAGGAGATCGAAGCCTGGCGCAGCAAGCCGATCGTCGTCCACTGCCACCACGGCGGCCGCAGCCTGCGGGTCACCCTGTGGCTCCGCAGTCAGGGCTTCACGGACGTGCTCAACCTCACCGGCGGCATCGACGAATGGTCCCAGCAGATCGATTCGACGGTGCCGCGGTATTGA